DNA sequence from the Asticcacaulis sp. AND118 genome:
ATCAGAGTAATATGCTCCGCCAGATTGGCCTTAGGGTCGGCGATATGCACGTCCGGCGTAGCACAGGCGACCCGCACGAAGCCATGCGAAGCGGGCGAATAAAAGTTTTTGCCAAAATTCGTCACAATTTGCCCCATCAGGGTTTGAGTTTCGGTGAATATAGACCTTTTTCATGAAACTTGACACAGCGCGGATCGCAAAATTCATAGAAAATGGCTCAATATCGGACACAATGATTTCAAAAAATCGAAATATAGTTTCTATTTATACTTTTTGACCCAACCCGGAATAACTGGACACCCTTTTTGACTTTGGCCCCTGCGCGGCGGTCTGATATGGGAACACAACTTCAAACCTGTGTGTGTTGCCGTCATGAGCCTGAGTCTGGAAGCGATCCAAGCCGCCGCTGAGCGGTTAAAGGGTCATATCGTCGAAACCCCCTGCGCCTTTTCGCAGAAGCTGAGCGCCATTACCCGCACCCAGCTATGGATCAAGTACGAGAACCAGCAATATACCTCAGCCTTCAAGGAACGCGGCGCACTGAACAAGCTGGCGACGCTGAGCGCCGATGAACGCGCGCGCGGCGTCTATGCGGCCTCCGCCGGTAACCACGCCCAGGGCATTGCCTATCACGCGCAGCGCCTTGGCATCCCGGCGACCATCGTCATGCCGCACGGCACGCCCTTCGTGAAGGTGCAGAAGACCCAATCTTATGGCGCCCGCGTGGTGATCGAAGGCGCCAATTACGACGACTCTTCGGCCCATGCGCAAAAGATCTGTGCCGATGCCGGGGCGGTCTATGTCCACCCGTTCAACGATTACGACGTCATGGCCGGACAAGGGACGCTGGCCATCGAAATGCTGGAGGCCGTGCCGGACCTCGACGTGCTGCTCGTCCCCATCGGCGGTGGCGGGCTGATCGCCGGAATGGCGACGGCGGCCAAGGCGCTCAAGCCGTGGATCAAGGTCATCGGCATCGAAGCCGCCATGTATCCGTCTTTCGCGGCGCGTCGTCGCGGCCTGAACATGCCGACGGGCGGATCGACCATCGCCGAGGGCATCGCGGTCAAGGCCGTCGGCGACCTGAGTTTTACCACCGCCAATCCGCTGGTCGACGACGTGCTGGTCATCGACGAGGCGGATTTCGAGCGCGCCATTGCTGCCTTTGTCAATGTCGAGAAGACTGTGGCTGAGGGTGCGGGGGCGGCGGGTCTGGCCGCCGTCATGCGCTATCCGGAAAAGTTCGAGGGGCAGAAGGTCGGGCTGATCCTGTGCGGCGGCAATATCGATATGCGCCTGCTGGCCTCGGTGCTGCAACGCGAACTGGTGCGCGAAAAACGCCTGGTCACCTATCGTATTCTGGGCGACGATCGTCCGGGCATGTTGTCGCTGGTGGCCGATGTCATTTCGCGCAAGGGCGGCAATATCGTCGACGTGGCGCACAATCGCCTCGTGCTCGACGTGCCGGCCAAGGGCGCGGAATTCGACATATTGGTCGAGACGCAGGACGCCCGTCACGCCCACGAAATCGCCGACGCCCTGCGCGCCACGGGCTATGCTTTGAGAATGGAATAGAGGAACAGGATCAATGGCTTTGAATAGGATCAGACCGGTCTGTCTGTCGCTTGTTTTGGCTTCGGCGCTGTCGCTGGCGGGGTGCAACCGCACCGATCCGGCGGCCGAGGCCGCGGCGGAGGCCAATGTGAAGGCTGGTGAAGCCTTCCTCGCCGAAAAGGCCAAGGAGCCGGGCGTTCAAAAATTGCCTAAGGGCCTGATGTACAAGGTCCTTACCCCGTCCACTGACCCGAACGCGCCCAAGCCGACCGCGCGCGACACGGTGAAAATCCATTATGAAGGCCGACTGATCGACGGGACCGTCTTCGACTCAAGCTTCGAACGCGGCATGCCGGCGGCCATGGCCCTCGACGGCCTGGTCGAAGCGTGGAAGATCGCCGTGCCTGAAATGAAGACGGGCGAAACCTGGGAACTCTATGTCCCGGCGCAACTTGGCTACGG
Encoded proteins:
- a CDS encoding threonine ammonia-lyase gives rise to the protein MSLSLEAIQAAAERLKGHIVETPCAFSQKLSAITRTQLWIKYENQQYTSAFKERGALNKLATLSADERARGVYAASAGNHAQGIAYHAQRLGIPATIVMPHGTPFVKVQKTQSYGARVVIEGANYDDSSAHAQKICADAGAVYVHPFNDYDVMAGQGTLAIEMLEAVPDLDVLLVPIGGGGLIAGMATAAKALKPWIKVIGIEAAMYPSFAARRRGLNMPTGGSTIAEGIAVKAVGDLSFTTANPLVDDVLVIDEADFERAIAAFVNVEKTVAEGAGAAGLAAVMRYPEKFEGQKVGLILCGGNIDMRLLASVLQRELVREKRLVTYRILGDDRPGMLSLVADVISRKGGNIVDVAHNRLVLDVPAKGAEFDILVETQDARHAHEIADALRATGYALRME
- a CDS encoding FKBP-type peptidyl-prolyl cis-trans isomerase — its product is MALNRIRPVCLSLVLASALSLAGCNRTDPAAEAAAEANVKAGEAFLAEKAKEPGVQKLPKGLMYKVLTPSTDPNAPKPTARDTVKIHYEGRLIDGTVFDSSFERGMPAAMALDGLVEAWKIAVPEMKTGETWELYVPAQLGYGEMGMGPIPPNSVLVFKIQLIGIQP